A window from Salvia miltiorrhiza cultivar Shanhuang (shh) chromosome 2, IMPLAD_Smil_shh, whole genome shotgun sequence encodes these proteins:
- the LOC131007689 gene encoding guanine nucleotide-binding protein subunit beta-like protein: MAMGQEELVLRGTMRGHTDWVTAIAAPMDNSDTIVTASRDKSLILWTLTKEDSTFGVATRRLTGHSHFVQDVVLSSDGQFALSGSWDDELRLWDLQTGDTARRFVGHTKDVLSVAFSADNRQIVSASRDKTIKLWNTLGECKYTIQGGESHKDWVSCVRFSPDNTQPTLVSGSWDKSVKVWNLTNCKLRATLTCHTGYVNTVAVSPDGSLCASGGEDGDILLWNLSDGEMLHCLEAGSIVNALCFSPNRYWLCAATESGIKIWDLESKSVVADLKQESEMATDEAAQTTAGIYCTSLVWKADGSTLFSGYTDGVIQVWGIGNS, translated from the coding sequence ATGGCAATGGGGCAGGAAGAACTCGTCCTCCGCGGCACAATGCGCGGCCACACCGACTGGGTGACGGCCATCGCCGCCCCCATGGACAACTCCGACACCATCGTCACCGCCTCCCGCGACAAATCCCTAATCCTCTGGACTCTCACCAAAGAGGACAGCACGTTCGGCGTGGCGACCCGCCGCTTGACCGGCCACTCGCACTTTGTCCAGGACGTCGTCCTCTCCTCTGACGGCCAATTCGCCCTCTCCGGCTCATGGGATGACGAACTCCGCCTCTGGGATCTGCAGACCGGAGACACCGCCCGGCGCTTCGTCGGCCACACCAAGGACGTCCTCTCCGTTGCCTTCTCCGCCGACAACCGCCAGATCGTGTCGGCGTCTCGCGACAAGACCATCAAGCTCTGGAACACGCTCGGGGAGTGCAAGTATACGATTCAGGGCGGCGAATCGCATAAAGATTGGGTGTCGTGCGTCCGTTTCTCCCCTGACAACACCCAGCCCACGCTTGTGTCGGGGTCTTGGGATAAGAGTGTGAAGGTTTGGAATTTGACCAATTGCAAGCTGCGCGCCACGCTGACTTGCCACACTGGTTACGTTAACACGGTGGCTGTGTCGCCCGATGGGTCGCTGTGCGCGAGTGGGGGCGAGGATGGTGACATTTTGCTTTGGAATTTGTCGGACGGGGAGATGTTGCACTGCTTGGAAGCTGGCTCCATCGTTAATGCTCTGTGCTTTAGCCCTAATAGGTATTGGCTTTGTGCTGCGACCGAGTCGGGCATCAAGATTTGGGATTTGGAGAGCAAGAGTGTTGTTGCAGATCTCAAGCAGGAGAGTGAAATGGCGACAGACGAAGCTGCCCAAACTACTGCGGGCATATATTGCACCAGTCTCGTCTGGAAAGCTGATGGAAGCACCCTTTTCAGTGGGTATACCGATGGTGTCATCCAAGTTTGGGGCATCGGCAACTCATAA
- the LOC131007677 gene encoding L-type lectin-domain containing receptor kinase IX.1-like has translation MWTSVVSSISMFVFLALIIPSTVSLNFNMSPISRSDGGHFNFTGDAYIAEDGIQVTTNEHDQARVDRAGRATYLETLHLWDKASQKLADFSTHFSIVIDSYGSDKFGDGLAFFLAPQGSSIKPWSYGSHLGLGNGSSPVDSSSLESFVAVEFDTVPNRGDPPSNGGPVVPHVGIDLNSITSVATTTWYNNISAGWENDVWVTYNSTTKILRIDFTGNSNGIFRQHNLSYEVDLRNYLPEYVTVGFAAATGALFEKNNVKSWNFSSTDLSPNKKEPNNKRALIFGSSGAAVSLLILASATIFCFLSNRYEVLEADQLSDSAMDDEFEKGNGPRRFSYNELVVATNDFAAEHKLGEGGFGSVYKGFLKATNTFIAVKKVAEGSKQGRKEYEAEVKIISQLRHMNLVELIGWCHRRAELLLVYEFMPNGSLDSHIFKLNSLLTWEMRYRIAQGLASALLYLHQGLRQYVVHRDIKSSNVMLDNNFNAKLGDFGLARLVDHDKDLHSTVAAGTIGYMAPEYVATWRASKETDMYSFGIVLLEIACGRKPIDHRYPQGQIVLVEWVWKLYGGGQLLDAADPKLESSEYEVSKIERLMVVGLWCVHPDSTQRPSISQVVQLLTSEHRLPDLPLAMPKAVYNNAPLAAISG, from the coding sequence ATGTGGACATCCGTGGTTTCTTCCATTTCCATGTTTGTGTTCCTGGCGTTGATCATCCCTTCAACAGTCTCACTGAACTTCAACATGTCTCCCATCAGTAGATCAGACGGCGGCCACTTCAACTTCACGGGCGACGCTTACATCGCCGAAGACGGCATCCAAGTCACAACCAACGAGCACGACCAAGCGCGGGTGGACAGAGCCGGGCGAGCCACCTACCTCGAGACGCTGCACTTGTGGGACAAGGCTTCACAGAAGCTGGCTGATTTCTCCACTCATTTCTCCATCGTCATAGACTCCTACGGCAGCGACAAGTTCGGCGACGGACTCGCCTTTTTCTTGGCCCCACAAGGCTCCTCCATCAAACCATGGTCATACGGCAGCCACCTCGGCCTCGGCAACGGCTCCTCACCAGTGGATTCGTCTTCCTTGGAGAGTTTCGTTGCTGTAGAGTTCGATACCGTTCCCAATCGTGGTGATCCACCTTCTAATGGCGGCCCCGTCGTTCCGCATGTGGGCATCGATCTCAACAGCATCACCTCCGTAGCAACCACCACATGGTACAACAATATTTCTGCAGGCTGGGAAAACGATGTTTGGGTTACTTACAATTCTACTACCAAGATCTTGAGGATCGATTTCACGGGCAACTCCAACGGAATATTCCGACAACACAACCTCAGCTACGAGGTTGATCTTAGAAATTACCTGCCTGAATATGTTACTGTCGGATTTGCAGCTGCCACTGGAGCCTTGTTTGAGAAAAACAATGTTAAATCTTGGAATTTTTCGTCCACTGATTTGAGCCCTAATAAGAAGGAGCCCAACAATAAAAGGGCACTCATTTTTGGATCGAGCGGTGCTGCCGTATCACTACTCATTCTTGCATCAGCTACCATATTCTGTTTTTTATCAAATCGGTACGAGGTGTTAGAGGCAGATCAGCTCTCCGATTCTGCTATGGATGATGAATTCGAAAAGGGAAACGGACCTAGAAGGTTTTCCTACAATGAATTGGTTGTTGCAACCAACGATTTCGCAGCGGAGCATAAGCTCGGAGAAGGGGGTTTCGGCAGCGTCTACAAAGGCTTCCTGAAAGCGACAAACACCTTCATCGCAGTGAAGAAGGTGGCTGAGGGATCCAAACAAGGCCGAAAAGAATACGAGGCCGAAGTCAAAATCATCAGCCAGTTAAGGCACATGAACTTGGTGGAGCTCATCGGTTGGTGCCATCGAAGAGCAGAGCTTCTGCTAGTCTACGAGTTCATGCCTAATGGGAGCTTAGATTCCCACATCTTCAAACTAAATTCATTGCTGACATGGGAAATGCGATACAGAATTGCACAAGGGCTAGCTTCAGCTCTGCTGTACTTGCACCAAGGCTTGAGACAGTATGTAGTGCACAGGGATATAAAATCGAGCAACGTGATGCTCGACAACAACTTCAACGCCAAGCTGGGCGACTTCGGATTGGCCCGGCTGGTTGATCACGATAAAGATCTGCATTCGACCGTGGCTGCAGGGACCATAGGTTACATGGCTCCTGAGTATGTTGCGACGTGGCGGGCGAGCAAGGAGACTGACATGTACAGCTTCGGCATTGTTTTACTGGAGATTGCTTGTGGAAGAAAGCCTATTGATCATAGGTATCCCCAAGGCCAGATTGTGTTGGTGGAGTGGGTGTGGAAGCTCTACGGAGGTGGGCAGTTGCTTGATGCAGCTGATCCCAAACTGGAGTCGTCAGAATACGAAGTAAGCAAGATAGAGCGTTTGATGGTTGTCGGGCTGTGGTGCGTTCATCCAGATAGCACCCAGCGCCCCTCAATAAGCCAAGTTGTGCAACTTCTCACATCTGAACATCGGCTGCCCGACCTCCCTCTCGCAATGCCCAAGGCCGTCTATAATAATGCACCTCTAGCAGCGATCAGCGGCTAA